From a region of the Dictyostelium discoideum AX4 chromosome 2 chromosome, whole genome shotgun sequence genome:
- the mon2 gene encoding hypothetical protein: MEKNKSALLSFLEMDLRNISSEARNKLLNIKEASERGILYIKYLQEQSATPEILLQNLKSKSDEILKPFLMALESKNQKMISLAIGSVLKLISHSAISNSSIPSILSKMQLLIDVGSDESIQLKVLQGLLVLITTVPDIHDEELSQLLVLCFRLHGSKNTSIQSTSSATLPQIIRIIFDRVSVEMNTANKEILSSPVTTKLINSKSSDNITLSNNNNQDDSSSSSLSTTSDSTTTTKNDDNTGTTTPTTTTTENTDTKTTTTVTETTDTKTTTATDNQSPQLKSSPSNTNVVQQHQQHNKNKSWSNLKPSAKDAYLLLQDLCYITGSDSPEWLPHTTTISRASGLDFIEMILSVHYDIFFKLEEFKNLLKDKICPLLIKNFKFKMDFYHTVRLIRVITQFISKFSSIMVTESDVLLTKTIKMMDLDQPIWTQILALESFRVYSEDPNLLRLFFKNYDKDNNSAKIFETMTIAIGKYVQNLYGLDSSHFVLVQTSKNRLLDLLWQSEVPLIKESYIISVCTECINGIVNAVSKINNPDNSAQQYSDSLEIFTQMANSCWVSILGGISMLLGKTNDEALIQMVLKSLQSFTNTCGDLHLSAPRDALLTCLCKTTTLPSFELLNSNLNLNATTTTTTTTNTNTINNINNINNINNTNNTNNSNNINNTNINTNNINNSEQQQQQQQQQIQSPISSTSTSSNIISSQQSTPSNSLTPQQLSQNNKDGQISINTMEEKLSNFYPTTKNILSVKILFNIAHCMGSLLDESWILVLETLETWNRFLESFLKKKENSNNTQTTTGTGNTINGNNNNNSGGNKSGDNIILPNPSSLSIANNNNINNNNENTSSPKETSSPRTIGSSEVPILMNSMDNLFKSSSQLDLRSCQYLLEALGKLCTQSFNLKSFNSTPNMFGISKLRETALANLYRIDTIWPLISDHIIDAGNHRNPLFRKYSVEFLNSIIKSTISLQQSQQLLQLQKEKLLSQQQQQQQEKEKEKDNSSLNSESNEDQSSDLTNSPVSTTTTTTTTTTTTTTSTINILNSNLSSINSQFIENYEFEKELLELDKNQIQLEFFTTLEELSFSTSNDTKEKVLESINSILSTSGQSLTTSWPIILSILLRMSKCNEKRFISLSFSSLELICNEFLSNLTPECLALTIELIESFVSQKADINISLTGSSGLLTDLTYFLANENSIKTSKYQVSDGKAIDPVKESHSQCRFTKTLNSRIRPSISESSPFFKEKNKSLIDRMWLCSFNSMKTLCIDVRPAIRNGVVVSLFQILTTYFHLFEKELLDVILWSILFPLIQEIKSFSEKADQERIDSDLGGGVMLLVHHSRNTAQKQWDETQVLSIGGMVRIFKTFFDQLFTLPTFDAAWSTLLNHLQTESKSSSKEVSLTSLSFIHEIVNTPSIIDPSHPQLAESIWECLLHLSPKLFDPQNSVPKSLSVYIKVFTDLFNKTRPQLNHAQMNRALEIIFPMGLFIGDSSTVLSNPQTHAIQLIKSLPPITVDIFPSVISILLKYISIGINMVSPPFTPTSATCDFIFPPQTPITKDLVYYSTITEQSIDLIYELFSHSSTTDEMRSLVFEDIIKVLGASMLTKYQKYHSTIWKLSVSNLIKLLPSGLLAINIDSNHLNDIKRNIIWTELIDSIQTFILHERPNHQISPEKRLEEDQYDIDLINAISKEMVGFSGIKVERVSIIRDRLVEILQEGSVLSAHGREKVAQSCYRNMFSICSTTNNNNNNNNKNDNNNNNNTDDNDGNQASESIEIAKVVLPVVLKRCKDVLTRFVIDERQSGNYPLPRYRLSEISFILKEIYELQLQSGVYQPLNNSTTIIKPECKRPHLLELYTILCDCICTSEKEIKELLKNIFLIISKEFLNL; encoded by the exons ATGGAGAAGAATAAATCAGCTCTATTATCATTTCTAGAGATGGATCTTAGAAATATCTCATCAGAAGcaagaaataaattattaaatattaaagaagCAAGTGAAAGAggtattttatatattaaatatctTCAAGAACAATCAGCAACTCctgaaatattattacaaa atttaaaatcaaaatctgaTGAAATCttaaaaccatttttaatGGCATTAGAATCAAAGaatcaaaaaatgatttcattAGCAATTGGttcagttttaaaattaatttcacatAGTGCAATCTCAAAT agTTCAATACCTTCAATTTTAAGTAAAAtgcaattattaattgatgttgGATCAGAtgaatcaattcaattaaaagttttacaAGGATTATTAGTATTGATAACTACAGTACCAGATATTCATGATGAAGAGTTATCacaattattggtattatgtTTTAGATTACATGGTAGTAAGAATACATCAATTCAAAGTACATCATCTGCAACATTACCACAAATCATTAGAATCATTTTCGATAGAGTTTCTGTTGAAATGAATACTGCAAATAAGGAAATACTATCATCACCTGTAActacaaaattaataaattcaaaatcttcTGATAATATAACtttaagtaataataataatcaagatgattcatcatcttcatctttatcAACTACTTCAGattcaactacaactacaaaaaatgatgataatacaGGTACTactacaccaacaacaacaacaacagaaaATACAGATACtaaaactacaacaacagtaACAGAAACTACAGATActaaaacaacaacagcaacagatAATCAATCACcacaattaaaatcatcaccatcaaatacaaatgtagttcaacaacatcaacaacataataaaaataaatcatggTCAAATTTAAAACCATCAGCAAAAGATgcatatttattattacaagaTTTATGTTATATTACAGGTAGTGATTCACCAGAATGGTTACCACATACGACAACCATTTCAAGAGCATCAGGTTTAGATTTCATTGAAATGATACTTTCAGTTCAttatgatattttttttaag ttagaagaatttaaaaatttattaaaagataaaatttgtccattattaattaaaaattttaaatttaagatGGATTTTTATCATACAGTTAGATTGATTAGAGTGATAACACAATTTATTAGTAAATTTAGTTCAATAATGGTTACAGAATCAGATGTATTATTGACAAAAACTATAAAGATGATGGATTTAGATCAACCAATTTGGACACAAATTTTAGCATTGGAATCATTTAGAGTCTATTCAGAGGATCCAAATCTATTAAgattattctttaaaaactATGATAAAGATAACAACTCTGCAAAGATATTTGAAACAATGACGATTGCAATTGGAAAATATGTTCAAAATTTGTATGGATTGGATAGTAGTCATTTTGTGTTGGTTCAAACCTCAAAGAATCGTCTATTGGATTTATTATGGCAATCAGAGGTACCACTGATTAAAGAGAGTTATATAATCTCGGTTTGCACAGAATGTATCAATGGTATTGTTAATGCAGTctcaaaaatcaataatcCCGATAATAGTGCACAACAATATTCAGACTCTTTGGAGATATTCACTCAAATGGCAAATTCATGTTGGGTATCAATACTTGGTGGTATCTCAATGTTATTAGGTAAAACCAATGACGAAGCTTTAATTCAAAtggttttaaaatcattacaaTCATTTACAAATACATGTGGTGATTTACATTTATCTGCACCAAGAGATGCTTTATTAACTTGTCTTTGTAAAACTACAACTTTAccatcatttgaattattaaattcaaatttaaatttaaatgcgacaacaacaacaacgacaacaacaaatacgaatactataaataatataaataatataaataatataaataatacgAATAATACGAATAATTcgaataatataaataatacaaatataaatacgaataatataaataatagcgaacaacaacaacaacaacaacaacaacaaatacaatcACCAATATCATcgacatcaacatcatcaaatataatatcatcacaacaatcaacaccatcaaatTCATTAACACCACAACAATTGtcacaaaataataaagacggtcaaatttcaataaatacTATGGAAgagaaattatcaaatttttatCCAACcactaaaaatatattatcagtgaaaattttatttaatatagcTCATTGTATGGGTTCATTATTGGATGAATCTTGGATACTGGTTTTAGAAACATTAGAAACTTGGAATAGATTTTTAGAGagttttttaaagaaaaaagagaattcaaataatacacaaacaacaacaggtACAGGTAATACaataaatggtaataataataataatagtggtggtaataaaagtggtgataatataatattaccaAATCCATCAAGTTTATCAattgcaaataataataatattaataataataatgaaaatacatcatcaccaaaagAAACATCATCACCACGTACAATTGGATCAAGTGAAGtaccaattttaatgaattcaatggataatttatttaaatcaagttCACAATTAGATTTAAGATCTTGTCAATACCTTTTAGAAGCATTAGGTAAATTATGTAcacaatcatttaatttgaaatcatttaattcaacACCTAATATGTTTGGTATTTCAAAGTTACGTGAAACTGCATTAGCAAATCTCTATAGAATCGATACAATATGGCCATTAATTTCAGATCATATCATTGATGCTGGTAATCATAGAAATCCattatttagaaaatattctgttgaatttttaaattcaatcattaaatcaacaatttcattacaacaatcacaacaattattacaattacaaaaagaaaaattattatcacaacaacaacaacaacaacaagaaaaagaaaaagaaaaagataattcatcattaaatagTGAAAGTAATGAAGATCAATCATCTGATCTAACAAATTCACCagtttcaacaacaacaacaacaacaacaacaacaacaacaacaacaacatcaacaattaatattttaaattcaaatttatcatcaattaattcacaatttattgaaaattatgaatttgaaaaagaattattagaattagataagaatcaaattcaattagaaTTTTTTACAACATTAGaagaattatcattttcaacatCAAATGATACAAAAGAGAAAGTTTTAGAATCTATTAATAGTATTTTATCAACTTCTGGTCAATCTTTAACAACTTCATGGCCAATTATTTTAAGTATTTTGTTAAGAATGTCAAAATGTAATGAAAAGAGATtcatttcattatcattttcaagtttagaattaatttgtaatgaatttttatcaaatttaacacCTGAATGTTTAGCATTAACcattgaattgattgaaaGTTTTGTTTCACAAAAAGCTGATATCAATATAAGTTTAACTGGTTCATCGGGTTTATTGACAGATTTAACTTATTTCTTGgcaaatgaaaattcaattaaaacaagtAAATATCAAGTTTCAGATGGTAAAGCAATTGACCCAGTTAAAGAATCACATAGTCAATGTAGGTTCACTAAAACTTTGAATTCACGTATACGTCCATCCATTTCAGAGTCAAGTCCATTCTTTAAGgagaaaaataaatcattgaTTGATAGAATGTGGTTATGTTCTTTCAATTCTATGAAAACCTTATGTATTGATGTTAGACCTGCAATTAGAAATGGTGTAGTGGTTtcattatttcaaattttaacaaCTTATTTCCATTTGTTTGAAAAGGAGTTATTGGATGTCATATTGTGGTCAATTCTATTCCCATTGATTCAAGAGATTAAATCATTCTCTGAAAAGGCTGATCAAGAAAGAATAGATTCTGATCTAGGTGGTGGTGTCATGTTGTTGGTACATCATAGTAGAAACACTGCTCAAAAACAATGGGATGAAACTCAAGTACTCTCAATTGGTGGTATGgttagaatttttaaaacattttttgaTCAACTTTTCACTTTACCAACTTTTGATGCAGCTTGGTcaactttattaaatcatcttCAAACCGAAtctaaatcatcatcaaaggAGGTTTCATTGACTTCACTCTCGTTCATTCATGAGATTGTAAATACTCCATCCATTATTGACCCATCACATCCACAATTGGCCGAGTCGATTTGGGAATGTTTATTACATTTGTCTCCAAAGTTATTTGATCCACAAAATTCTGTACCAAAATCATTGTCTGTCTATATCAAGGTTTTCACAGATTTGTTCAATAAAACTCGTCCTCAATTGAATCATGCACAAATGAATCGTGCTTTGGAGATCATTTTCCCAATGGGTTTATTCATTGGTGATTCTTCAACCGTTTTATCAAATCCACAAACTCATGCCATTCAATTGATTAAATCATTACCACCAATCACTGTGGATATTTTCCCATCGGTGATTTCAATACTTTTGAAATATATCTCGATTGGTATCAATATGGTTTCACCACCATTCACACCAACTTCAGCAACTTGTGATTTCATATTCCCACCACAAACTCCAATTACAAAGGATTTAGTCTACTATTCAACCATCACTGAACAATCAATCGATTTAATCTATGAACTATTTTCACATTCTTCAACAACTGATGAAATGAGATCATTGGTATTCGAAGATATCATAAAGGTATTGGGTGCTTCAATGTTAACcaaatatcaaaaatatcATTCAACCATTTGGAAACTTTCtgtatcaaatttaattaaactatTACCATCTGGTCTATTGGCAATTAATATCGAttcaaatcatttaaatgatattaaaagaaatatcaTTTGGACAGAGTTAATCGATTCAATTCAAACTTTTATACTTCATGAAAGACCAAATCATCAAATTTCACCAGAGAAAAGATTAGAAGAGGATCAATATGATATTGATCTTATCAATGCAATTTCAAAGGAAATGGTTGGTTTCTCTGGTATTAAAGTTGAACGTGTTTCAATCATTCGTGATAGATTAGTTGAAATTTTACAAGAAGGTTCGGTTTTATCTGCTCATGGTCGTGAAAAAGTTGCTCAATCTTGTTATAGAAATATGttttcaatttgttcaactacaaataataataataataataataataaaaacgataataataataataacaataccgatgataatgatggtaatCAAGCTtcagaatcaattgaaattgctAAAGTAGTATTACCAGTGGTTTTAAAACGTTGTAAAGATGTTTTAACAAGATTTGTAATTGATGAAAGACAATCTGGTAATTATCCATTACCAAGATATCGATTATCTGAAATCTCTTTTATCTTGAAAGAAATTTAtgaattacaattacaatcaGGTGTTTATCaaccattaaataatagtacaaCTATAATTAAACCCGAATGTAAAAGACCTCATCTATTAGAATTATATACTATACTTTGTGATTGTATTTGTACTtctgaaaaagaaattaaagaattattaaaaaatatatttttaattatctcgaaagaatttttaaatttataa
- a CDS encoding hypothetical protein (Q8IVH4 Methylmalonic aciduria type A protein, mitochondrial precursor) — translation MLRSIIKTKNIVQKSSIINQLFKYKNNSIGTIKDNSNNNNNYFKRNFTSYDELGRNFLKNYRNVKDEFSSSKLYEKINDENKELLKKIDSKNSLYLSKLITTVESSREDHQEQSRMIISYLSSLAKEKGTQYNSFRIGISGPPGAGKSTFIEAFGKYLTSLGHRVAVLAIDPSSVRSGGSILGDKTRMTELAVDENAYVRPSATRGSLGGITKGTSDTIILCESAGYDIVIVETVGVGQSEVSIDDMVDCFVLLVPPANGDELQGLKKGIVESADIVVVNKADGELLPKARFTVSEYTSAFKLQRPKNQHWISKVVSCSSISKEHIDKVWNTMCEFKKVMMNCGDLKTKRSLQKETFMKKLLEEELLTLLHHNEDVQKVLPYFEQQVKDGILSPTLASNEIIKTFLISEKNKPIK, via the exons atgttaagatcaataattaaaacaaaaaacatagttcaaaaatcatcaataataaatcaattatttaaatataaaaataattctataGGAACAATAAaagataatagtaataataataataattattttaaaagaaacttTACATCATATGATGAATTAGgtagaaattttttaaagaattatagAAATGTTAAAGATGAattttcatcttcaaaactatatgaaaaaattaatgatgaaaataaagaattattaaaaaaaattgattctaAAAATTCCTTATatctttcaaaattaattacaaCAG ttgaATCATCAAGAGAAGATCATCAAGAACAAAGTAGAATGATTATATCATATTTATCAAGTTTAGCAAAAGAAAAAGGTACACAATATAATTCATTTCGTATTGGTATTAGTGGACCACCAGGAGCAGGTAAATCAACATTCATTGAAGCATTTGGAAAATATTTAACATCATTAGGACATAGGGTTGCAGTATTGGCAATTGACCCATCGTCAGTAAGATCTGGTGGTTCAATTTTAGGTGATAAAACTAGAATGACAGAATTGGCAGTAGACGAGAATGCCTATGTCAGACCATCAGCAACTAGAGGCTCATTGGGTGGCATAACTAAAGGAACTTCCGACACTATCATTCTATGCGAATCTGCAGGATACGATATAGTTATAGTTGAAACCGTTGGTGTTGGTCAATCTGAGGTGTCAATAGACGATATGGTAGATTGTTTCGTTCTGTTAGTGCCACCTGCAAATGGCGACGAACTTCaaggtttaaaaaaaggtattGTAGAATCTGCCGATATCGTAGTGGTTAATAAAGCCGATGGCgaattattaccaaaagCAAGATTCACCGTCTCAGAGTACACTTCGGCTTTCAAGCTCCAAAGACCAAAAAATCAGCATTGGATCTCCAAAGTTGTGTCATGTTCTTCCATTTCAAAGGAACATATCGATAAAGTTTGGAATACAATgtgtgaatttaaaaaagttatgaTGAATTGTGGTGACTTAAAAACTAAAAGATCACTTCAAAAAGAAACTTTTATgaagaaattattagaagAAGAATTATTAACTTTACTCCATCACAATGAAGATGTTCAAAAAGTTTTACCTTACTTTGAACAACAAGTGAAAGATGGTATTCTTTCACCAACTTTAGcatcaaatgaaataattaaaacatttttaatttctgaaaaaaataaaccaattaaataa
- the med19 gene encoding hypothetical protein, whose translation MSSSLYLINPIEKSSENITGETNLLEHFNLYKTLNEFNSKHLSSTYKSYVKNLPGDNYIKREKSKHSSSSSSNNNNNSNNNNNSNNTNASGQQDVNMGVPPQQQQQQQQQQQQQQPQQPQQPEPPKPPGGLTRLVEGNFFDENQQELILLSLDDSQLRSAFTLLDGGYQRPDKDKKRDKKHRDKKKRKHRDGSSSSSTSGEKKKSKKDRPDGSHHHSNSNNNNSGNSMNSNNMNNNNLNHNNNNNMNHNNMNHNNNMNHNNNMNNNMNNNNNNNNNNNNNNNNNNMNNNNNGGNITVEH comes from the exons atgtctTCTTCACTTTATCTTATAAACCCTATAGAaa aatcaTCAGAAAATATAACAGGAGAAACAAATTTATTAGAACATTTTAATCTTTATAAaacattaaatgaatttaattcaaaacaTTTATCTTCAACTTATAAATCTTATGTAAAGAATTTACCAGGtgataattatattaaaagagAGAAATCAAAgcatagtagtagtagtagtagtaataataataataatagtaataataataataatagtaataatacaaatgcAAGTGGTCAACAAGATGTTAATATGGGTGTACCAccacagcaacaacaacaacaacaacaacaacaacaacaacaacaacctcaacaacctcaacaaccaGAACCACCTAAACCACCAGGAGGTTTAACAAGATTAGTTGAAGGTAACTTTTTTGATGAAAATcaacaagaattaattttattatcattggaTGATAGTCAATTGAGATCAGCTTTCACTTTATTAGATGGTGGTTATCAAAGACctgataaagataaaaagagAGATAAAAAACATAGAGataagaaaaagagaaaacaTAGAGATGGTTCAAGTAGCAGTTCTACAAGTggtgaaaagaaaaaatcaaaaaaagatagaCCTGATGGTAGTCATCAtcatagtaatagtaataacaataatagtggAAATAGTAtgaatagtaataatatgaataataataatttgaatcataataataataataatatgaatcataataatatgaatcataataataatatgaatcataataataacatgaataataatatgaataataataataataataataataataataataataataataataataataatatgaataataataataatggtggcaATATAACAGTTGagcactaa
- the utp18 gene encoding U3 small nucleolar ribonucleoprotein, translating into MTKKTTTSTTLTKKRPLNEVTTKKSTTNLTKKKPLKQVTTKKPIEVEKPAWNDEEDEDEDENENSDEKINNTIEEEEEKEEKVEENEEEKIKENEEEKGDNNEEEEDEKIVKKTKVSNESAWADEEDVGKFKNRSLLSVTPEWAKIKEKGEDDKEEENVFNSNKNLVNNNEFRILQDRTRSSLTSKVTGVAYGSNGNVFMADSKGIFKVFSREIEASKIYDKQLYESKFVDFSITNLYYIEKSNEVIITGLDKEYYFTFDVKSEKITKRPLRVGKNYLKKSAISEEYFSISDSTGRIMMISTASKTIVNEVRMPSAEITTMKFSSNGKILLISSEGYIFCYNVDSMSMIHKFKDYGNFGLNSITTITCSPNGNYLVTGSQSGIINSYRFSDCMEQTTPKPLKIIDSIVYPITGLEFSPNSLMLLASSEFDKLSSKLILYPSHQTFKNFKLSCKVESFCFSQNSQRLLIGEEDGSLTLLRFKPIIINNNKNFKNNNKNNKKYNNNKNNKNNNKNKNNKNKK; encoded by the exons atgacaaAGAAAACAACTACTTCCACAACTCTAACTAAAAAAAGACCATTAAATGAAGTAACAACCAAGAAATCAACCACAAACTTAACTAAAAAGAAACCATTAAAACAAGTTACAACTAAAAAACCAATAGAAGTTGAAAAACCAGCATggaatgatgaagaagatgaagatgaagatgaaaatgaaaattcagatgaaaaaataaataatacaattgaagaagaagaagaaaaagaagaaaaagtagaagaaaatgaagaagaaaaaattaaagaaaatgaagaagaaaaaggagataataatgaagaagaagaggatgaaaaaattgttaaaaaaacaaaagtttCAAATGAAAGTGCTTGGgcagatgaagaagatgttggtaaatttaaaaatagatctTTATTAAGTGT aacaCCAGAATGGgcaaaaattaaagaaaaaggtgaagatgataaagaagaagaaaatgtttttaatagtaataagaatttagttaataataatgaatttagaATTTTACAAGATAGAACTAGAAGTTCATTAACATCAAAAGTTACTGGTGTAGCATATGGTTCAAATGGTAATGTATTTATGGCAGATTCAAAAGGtatatttaaagttttttcaCGTGAAATCGAAGCTTCAAAAATATATGATAAACAATTATACGAGAGTAAATTTGTTGATTTCTCAATTACAAACCTTTACtatattgaaaaatcaaatgaagtAATTATAACCGGTCTTGATAAAGAgtattattttacttttgatgttaaatctgaaaaaattacaaaacgTCCATTAAGAG ttggtaaaaattatttaaaaaaatcagcAATTTCAGAAGAATACTTTTCAATTTCAGATTCTACAGGTAGAATTATGATGATATCGACAGCAAGTAAGACCATAGTTAATGAGGTTAGAATGCCATCAGCAGAGATAACAACAATGAAATTCTCATCGAATGGAAAGATATTGTTGATTTCATCAGAGGGCTACATTTTTTGTTACAATGTTGATAGTATGTCAATGATTCATAAATTTAAGGATTATGGTAACTTTGGATTGAATTCGATTACCACCATTACATGTTCACCAAATGGTAATTATTTAGTGACAGGTTCTCAATCTGGTATTATCAATAGTTATCGTTTCTCTGATTGTATGGAACAAACCACACCAAAACCATTGAAAATCATTGACTCGATCGTTTATCCAATCACTGGTTTAGAGTTTAGTCCAAACAGTTTAATGCTTTTGGCAAGTagtgaatttgataaattatcttcaaaattaattttatatccaTCTCAtcaaacttttaaaaattttaaactatCATGTAAAGTTGAATCATTTTGTTTCTCTCAAAATTCTCAAAGACttttaattggtgaagaAGATGGTAGTTTAACATTATTAAGATTTAAacctataattattaataataataaaaattttaaaaataataataagaataataaaaaatataataataataaaaataataaaaataataataaaaataaaaataataa